DNA sequence from the Manihot esculenta cultivar AM560-2 chromosome 11, M.esculenta_v8, whole genome shotgun sequence genome:
gatttgttcaaggtgGTCATTCTTATATTCTTCAGATTCTGAGAGATGTTGCAAAGGTGTCTGCGCAGAGGTGGTTTCAGAAGTCTCCTTCTGTGCAAGACTTGACTGCAAAGGAGATGGCGCAGAACTGGATTCAGAAGCTTCCTTTTGCGCAGGACTTGGCTGAAAGGGAGGCGGAGGAGAGCTAATTTGCATGGGAAGCTGAATGGGCGCGCCTGAGAGGCTTTCAGATGCCTCTTCTTGCGCAGGGGTGGTCTGTACTCcattctgaagtggtgcaactgGTTTCTGTACTTCCTGTAGCGGTTTGCAGTTCATCTGATGGATGCTGCAAACTATTTCCTTAAGTTTcgactctttctggctctcattcctgcaaagatcatcatttagtatatcatcttgatttacaaaaaaaatattttcactcaaacaatcaatgatatctaaattatcaacagattctgtttgataagtttgtttaggcaaacaattttctggttgtttctcttcagcagcttgttgttgtacttgtgaactttcatcatttgtcttatcatcttgaaactcttcctctctccttaacatgtttgcatttaATGAGGTGGTCATTTGTTCTATCTGCTGTTGGATGCTTTGCATAGAACTTGCcaatgtctccatcatcttctcaaggtgttggttggaacttagaggtgctggttgggcttgatatccttgatagtcctggtagttgttagtcCTAGCATAACCAAAATTCGGTTGGtctccccaacatggattgtaggtGTCAAGGTAaggatcatgtcttggttgtccataggatccttcaaatgcatgtacttgttgaagttgttgagcttgacctataacAAGACTTTTCAaagcagaggttagttcagaaatttgagaagtgagaacagatgtacctacctcattgactccttcTTGCAATtgcttttcatctccatattgtctagatgctACTGCAAGTCTTGAAATCAACTCTCTAATTGCTTGAGGTGTGCTATCTTTAATTGAACCTctacatgctacatcaatgaatttcctttcggatggtagcaaacctccatagaagaattctatgagtgatctttctgaaatgtcatgttgaggacaattTGTACACAATCTATTAAATCTTTCCCAGTAATCATACAAATCTTCAGTTTCTTCTTGCTTAATGCAactaatctctcttcttatgcctattattttagaaattggaaaatatttattcagaaaGGCTCTTACCATACCttcccaagaagtgattgatccaggtggcgagtaaaataaccaatctttggcataatcatcaagtgagaatgggaatgctcttaatttaacatgctcttcagatatgccttgtggtcccatggatgaacaaacaaaatgaaattctttcaagtgcttatgtggattttcatgcTCCAAACCTTTAAATTTAGGTagtagatgtatcaaacctgttttgagctcaaaaggggctgtcaaaggtgggtaagtgatgcaccataGCGCTTGATCATCAACAGGGGCGGCCAACTCTctcagtgttctttctcttggtattGGTGCCCTCTTGGCTGGATTTTCTGGTTCAATATCAGCATGTACAGCAGGTCCAGCTGGTCTTTGAACAGGGGCAGCAGGTTGCACATGAAATTCAGCCATCTCAGCAGCTGTTTGGGCAATTTCTGCAGCTGTGTCTGCAAGGGCTGGTTCTGCAGATTCTGGTGCAGCAGATTCTGGTTCTGTTGAGGTAATTTCTATGTGTGCTATCTCCTGGACAGCAGGTAATGCTTGTTCTGTAATTTCTACATATGCTGTTTTTTGGATAGCAACAAATTCAGCAGGTGTTGTTTGAGCAGCAGTGTTTATGGCTGCCTTTTGGACAGCAGCTGGTTCTGTTTCTCGGAACAGCAGTCTTGACAGTAGGTGTAGAAGGTAATTGCTCAGTAGCATTGTTGAGGGTGGCAGATCTggtaatgaaagaaaaataaaaaagtaaaatcaatttcctggcaacggcaccaatttttgactcgcggttgtcgaagccggtcaaaaataaccttcttggttatcaacaatttacaactgcagatagtggtgaaggatcgaatccacagagaattgattacctatttatttttctcaacaagaccaataaaataaactgaaacaatgagataaacaaaaaatgagataaaaactgaaagtgggatcaaacgagataaactgaaattgggataaaaaactgtcaacaaaataacagggggggtttgagattgattgtagtaaactaataatgagaaaaataatggaaagcaaataattaaataaaatataatcaataatgagaaaactctagttgaagtattggaccCACTTTAgtcgttgggattgatcacagacactttgttcttttgggttgattcaatagattagttatggagatggaagacgcttctcaccaccattatctctccttattattaaattaattagggaacttcctctaattaattactaattaacaaattgccaaggaacgtccttgggccttaggcatcaaaacaattgtcaattgcattaagaaatagagagacccaatcctagctacccaaacgtatggagataactctagatcatgcaatttccttggattttatcctaagtgttctcatgtaagaataatctaagcaattacggacttaaattattcaaactaacaaataattattttgcaataaaaaatcaacgtagatctcaataacaaaataatatgagaattaaatatgaaattgcatgaatattgaattcccaaaaattaaacaatatttgatcaagtctcacaacccattaatcaactaaaacttcaaccaatattcaattagattaaagaaatcagccactcattggctgaattaaaaatagaaaattaaaagggaaaagaaaagaagaagaaccgaAAGATATTGAATTCTTCACTGCCCTGCGCTGAGCACTGCCGAATTGAGAGGAATTGAATTTGTCTGTGCACTGAAGAGCCTATAAATAGGTGTAGAGGAGCCCTAATTGGCTGCCCACGTGTGTAGATGATTTGGTGAGGCGCGGGCCATGTCCGCGTAAATTGGTGGAGTGCTTGGTCTCTGCCCATGCGTGCGTGAGTGTTGAGGAGCTCGTGTTGGTCCATTGTGTGAGTGAATTGGAGTGCTGCGGGCCCAtgtgtgtaatacccgactagactccggtatcggaattcctaccgtccggtggaatctcggatgtcggagacctctagaagggtaaaaccatgttttcttaaaatgttttgatgtattttatggtttttaatgaaaataaattcaagttttgagtggagagggccttggagactttgccaagttcggccgccgaaagtcatgttcggccgccgaacgtggggaggttttgggagcgctttaggcctccgaaagccttgtttaaatcagccaaggttcggccgccgaacttgcatgcgctgtgggggcacgttaagccgccgaaaggtggtaaggacagccctataaaaggaccccatggccgaaacgggcaagcttttcttcccgttttcggccaaggtgagttctccaccgcctCTCCTCtattttgagcttctcccttcgagttttcatgtttttcttatgagttttcaccttgttttgaagattttcgagtttaaagcaagttttggagctttaaggttcaagaactcaaatctctcccatcttcgagctagggtcgttttcctctcgatcttcaagaggtaagggccgatcttgagctcactatatgtttttaacaagttttaagttgattcttgaagtaaaaatgcatgtgtagggttttatgagtttttgggtttttgttgGGTTATGggaaatgtatgttggatttgtgttgtttgatgtgttgtagatggggttttagttggtttgaagcccctaggagcttgtatgcttgagtatgtgtgttgtagaataggtttatgcatgattggaagttttggaggcaaatgtgcatagaggagccaagtttctgccctttggcagaaaccaggttcggccgccgaacatggctggggaggcaagcctttcggctgtcgaagcctgcccccgaaaagagactttcgtctctgtctgggactttcggccgccgaaggtgccccgaACCTTCCTgggttttggctctggagggacttttggccgccgaaggtgccgccgaacctgccctgttcagccttcctttgcatgattttgcatgattgttttgaggtgttttagggagtttttgggggatgtttttagagttatgttctagttgtttggtccctcatttgagtccacctgtgtaggttcggacccgaggaaccgaggaccccagcagtgagttcagctacttctgagtcagtagagcttcagccagaggtgagtggaataactcttatgcttttaaataaataaaccagttttagcatgattcacgcatcatgaatgccatgagatataatagggtgcttgcattagaactcacgaatatgttgcattgcataatatgttgatgatgcggatgaatgttgaatgatcctttagtcctcatatgttatgatatgatgatgatacggtacggaagaccagtgaggcccattctacgcccctggcaccatgtaagagaaagactagtgaggccaattctacgcccctggcacagttggaatgttatgttatgctatgttatgattatgtaagagaaagaccagtgaggcccattctacgcccctggcacagttggatcatgtagaggactattggtgacaaattcatccttgttgtgattagctgtgatgtgatgcatttcatgttatcatatgtttcaaatgttttattattctgctcactgggctcttgtagctcacccctctcccttaacccccaggcttgcaggtatagggtagaccaagaggtcagcaagagtaatgaagtcttatgtatgtaatagctagaatgtggacatgacgaatttgtataatgatgtatagatttgtaatgtaatgatattgaggtttagaagtgtgcttgaccatagtatattgtaatccctttttaatacatgatcttagatgttttgtaatgcttatgtaaaccaactcaacacatgttatgccacccattgggggtattgatgaggtcccatagaggggccaatgtttatgattatgtctatgttcagtgcatgcacaggctgagttggtgtatgagagaatgaatgaaagaaaagttttaatttttatgtatgttgttgattatgtatgggattaatcaggttcacaggatgcatgttaggcttgctacgggtcccgacggccttaagccgacctggatcctagcgccggtagcggtccgattttcgggtcgttacagaatggtatcagagccctaggttcatatggtcggacctagagtgttgggctcatagatgttatagaaggtcaagcacaataggaagatcatgtccactagaataggatgtggagtcctgtcttgcatgatgatgtgaaatgccatgattatatgcatgtgcattaatgatatgtgatgtatgtgatgagggttcatgtgtgcccacatgaaccatatgatgctaatgtttgcttgttatgtgctgcctttcagaaaacagaatgagaggaactcgtcgatctgcacgattgactggagtgccacccgaggatgagggcatgagcgcccgtcctcctacattgcctaggataatgtctagtaggtctaacagagaaagagcagtaagagaccctagaaggtctctggatctgggtaggagcagatcagtgaggggaacagttcagggaggaatgtcagaagacatgggggatgatatggatgtagagcagaggagggatggcagtctgggagttagcatgtcagaagtgggaatgggagagtcccaaggaggcactcaggcctcgggatttgttcagccaccccactacccgcacttctcacaaaatcccgggtattcgatgggaggtacatcggattaccctagcttcaccccttatcccacacagatgccatacccaccctactacccaccatattcacaatacccaatgtatccacccccaccttactatccaaatccagcaaaccctacctcaaaaaatgttgcaccacctctaccacctacagaaccagcagccccagttactcaacctcctagacctagctcagccagtgggagcaaggtcaagatgaccgactacatgaaactgggtgctcctcagtatgaaaaaggggatgacccatttgtgtatcttgaaagggttaaggtgatcacagatgagattggg
Encoded proteins:
- the LOC122725185 gene encoding uncharacterized protein LOC122725185, with the translated sequence MNCKPLQEVQKPVAPLQNGVQTTPAQEEASESLSGAPIQLPMQISSPPPPFQPSPAQKEASESSSAPSPLQSSLAQKETSETTSAQTPLQHLSESEEYKNDHLEQIFLAQSDEPWYADMVNYLATDHVLGVNKLEI